A region from the Corallococcus caeni genome encodes:
- a CDS encoding alpha/beta hydrolase — translation MEHFLTHAEQPVAARQASRAGRAWPRWLRYTLPGSWVALLFACLAFTPSLLPRGGPFQGFVSGLSAAIGYGLGCLGAWLWREFADRPARTPRPRAWQAFFITGGVALVASLLLGWHWQQRIRELMGMAASGGAGYLLAPFVAAVVFFLLVALGRGLRAVARALAARLSRHIGPRAARATSLLAVVVLTALVASGVLWDGLISMADRTLAVQDTLTDEGVVRPRTALRSGGAGSRIAWDSLGREGRNFVGRGPSVEDLSRFHGPAVKEPIRAYAGYASAPDAEGRAALAVDDLERAGGFDRAYLLVATTTGSGWVVPEAVDAFEYMTGGDSAIVSMQYSHLWSWLSVLVDQERARESGRALFDAVYERWSRLPPAHRPKLLVFGESLGSYGGETAFSGERDLANRTDGVLFVGPPNFNTLYRAFTDHRDPGSPEVEPIYRQGRIVRFSRRPGEDIPPASAPWGDSRVLYLLHPSDPITWWSPRLLVRRPDWLREPRGADVLGEMVWIPFVTFWQVTADLPLGMEVPAGYGHVYTGEHVDGWAALLRPEGWSPEQTARLKALLRAR, via the coding sequence ATGGAGCACTTCCTCACCCACGCCGAGCAGCCCGTCGCGGCGCGCCAGGCCAGCCGTGCAGGCCGCGCCTGGCCCCGCTGGCTCCGCTACACCTTGCCGGGGTCCTGGGTCGCGCTCCTCTTCGCCTGTCTGGCTTTCACGCCGTCCCTGCTGCCGCGCGGCGGTCCCTTCCAGGGCTTCGTCAGCGGCCTCAGCGCGGCCATTGGCTATGGGCTGGGGTGTCTGGGGGCGTGGCTCTGGCGGGAGTTCGCGGACCGCCCCGCGAGGACTCCGCGCCCGCGCGCGTGGCAGGCCTTCTTCATCACGGGCGGCGTGGCGTTGGTCGCCTCGCTGCTGCTGGGCTGGCATTGGCAGCAGCGCATCCGCGAGCTCATGGGCATGGCCGCGTCGGGTGGCGCGGGGTACCTGCTCGCCCCCTTCGTCGCGGCGGTCGTCTTCTTCCTGCTCGTCGCCCTGGGACGCGGTCTGCGCGCCGTGGCCCGAGCGTTGGCCGCGCGGCTCTCCAGGCACATCGGTCCTCGCGCGGCCCGTGCGACGAGCTTGCTGGCCGTGGTGGTGCTCACCGCGCTGGTGGCCAGCGGCGTGCTGTGGGACGGGCTCATCTCGATGGCGGACCGCACCCTGGCGGTGCAGGACACGCTGACCGACGAGGGCGTGGTCCGACCCCGCACCGCGCTGCGCTCCGGGGGCGCCGGCTCACGCATCGCGTGGGACTCCTTGGGAAGGGAAGGGCGCAACTTCGTGGGGCGGGGGCCCTCCGTCGAGGACCTCTCCCGATTCCATGGCCCGGCCGTGAAGGAGCCGATCCGCGCGTACGCCGGCTATGCCTCCGCGCCGGATGCGGAGGGCCGGGCCGCGCTCGCGGTCGACGACCTGGAGCGGGCCGGCGGCTTCGACCGCGCGTACCTGCTGGTGGCGACGACCACGGGCAGTGGCTGGGTGGTGCCGGAGGCCGTGGACGCCTTCGAGTACATGACCGGCGGCGACTCCGCGATCGTCTCCATGCAGTACTCGCACCTGTGGTCGTGGCTCTCCGTCCTGGTGGATCAGGAGCGGGCCCGGGAGTCAGGCCGTGCGCTCTTCGACGCCGTCTACGAGCGCTGGTCCCGGCTTCCTCCCGCGCACCGCCCGAAGCTGCTGGTGTTCGGTGAGAGCCTGGGCTCCTACGGCGGAGAGACGGCGTTCAGCGGCGAGCGGGACCTGGCCAACCGCACCGACGGGGTGCTCTTCGTCGGGCCGCCGAACTTCAACACCCTGTATCGCGCGTTCACCGACCACCGGGACCCGGGCAGCCCCGAGGTGGAGCCCATCTACCGCCAGGGCCGCATCGTCCGCTTCAGCCGCAGGCCGGGCGAAGACATCCCGCCCGCGTCCGCGCCCTGGGGTGACTCGCGCGTGCTGTACCTGCTCCACCCCTCCGACCCCATCACCTGGTGGAGCCCCCGGCTCCTGGTGCGGCGGCCGGACTGGCTGCGCGAGCCCCGAGGCGCCGACGTCCTGGGGGAGATGGTGTGGATCCCCTTCGTGACGTTCTGGCAGGTGACGGCGGACCTTCCGCTGGGGATGGAAGTGCCCGCGGGGTACGGCCACGTCTACACCGGCGAGCACGTGGACGGCTGGGCCGCGCTCCTGCGGCCCGAGGGCTGGAGCCCGGAACAGACGGCGAGGCTGAAGGCCCTGCTGCGCGCACGTTGA
- a CDS encoding SDR family oxidoreductase, producing MSTRNVIVVGGTGDIGRAVVHKLRAEGLRVLSAAQDVTEEPPDALHVDVTREDSVTSMFDKAEARSGPLSVLINCAGFGVFTPIHETSLEDWNRSLAVNLTGTFLCAREAVRRMKSRGGGRIIHIGSVSDHLTLPMNGAYAASKHGVRGLTGVLNQEGQAFGIRATLLSLGAVYTAFWKTRPEFSPADMLSVEDVAQCIWEIAIKPLNVRVDEVRLVPPRGVL from the coding sequence TTGAGCACTCGGAACGTCATCGTCGTCGGAGGAACTGGCGACATCGGGCGCGCTGTCGTCCACAAGCTGCGCGCGGAAGGACTGCGCGTGCTGAGCGCCGCGCAGGACGTGACCGAGGAGCCCCCGGACGCGTTGCACGTGGACGTCACCCGCGAGGACTCCGTGACGTCGATGTTCGACAAGGCGGAGGCGCGGTCGGGACCGCTCTCGGTCCTGATCAACTGCGCGGGCTTCGGCGTCTTCACGCCCATCCACGAGACGTCCCTTGAGGACTGGAATCGCAGCCTCGCCGTGAACCTCACGGGGACGTTCCTGTGCGCGCGCGAGGCCGTCCGGCGGATGAAGTCCCGAGGTGGCGGGCGGATCATCCACATCGGCTCCGTGAGCGACCACCTCACGCTCCCCATGAACGGCGCCTATGCCGCGTCAAAGCACGGCGTCCGGGGACTGACGGGCGTCCTGAACCAGGAGGGCCAGGCGTTCGGCATCCGCGCCACGCTCCTGTCCCTGGGTGCTGTCTACACCGCCTTCTGGAAGACCCGGCCGGAGTTCAGCCCCGCGGACATGCTCTCCGTGGAGGACGTGGCCCAGTGCATCTGGGAGATCGCCATCAAACCCCTGAACGTGCGCGTCGATGAGGTCCGCCTCGTCCCGCCCCGAGGAGTCCTCTGA
- a CDS encoding SDR family NAD(P)-dependent oxidoreductase, whose translation MKTQPKAPVAVVTGASRGIGAAIATALARSGFEVALMSRDVAALEQLQKQLVEAGGRAWPLACDVANRADVTSALDQLEAKVGAPAVLVNNAGIGGPFHRADEVSVAEWDLLFGVNVEGVRNLCQWALPRMKAQGYGRIVNIASIMGLFGGAQSSTYAATKHALVGYSKAIAAEWGAYGITCNALCPGYIETEMLAKAPAAARERLLERIPVKRFGTPEEVAGLVAFLAGPAGGYVNGSALVMDGGLSAHLASDLPSF comes from the coding sequence ATGAAGACGCAACCGAAGGCCCCTGTCGCCGTCGTCACCGGAGCCAGCCGGGGGATCGGCGCGGCCATCGCCACCGCGCTGGCCCGGAGCGGGTTCGAGGTGGCCCTGATGTCTCGCGACGTGGCCGCGCTGGAACAACTCCAGAAGCAGCTGGTTGAGGCCGGGGGCCGCGCGTGGCCTCTGGCCTGTGACGTCGCGAACCGGGCCGACGTGACGTCAGCGCTGGATCAGCTCGAAGCGAAGGTGGGCGCGCCGGCGGTGCTCGTGAACAACGCGGGCATCGGAGGACCGTTCCATCGCGCGGACGAGGTCAGCGTCGCCGAGTGGGACCTGCTGTTCGGCGTGAACGTGGAGGGCGTGCGCAACCTGTGTCAGTGGGCGCTGCCGCGCATGAAGGCGCAAGGGTACGGGCGCATCGTCAACATCGCGTCCATCATGGGCCTCTTCGGAGGGGCGCAGTCGTCCACCTACGCGGCCACCAAGCACGCGCTCGTGGGCTATTCGAAGGCCATCGCCGCGGAGTGGGGAGCCTATGGCATCACCTGCAACGCGCTCTGCCCTGGCTACATCGAGACGGAGATGCTGGCGAAGGCGCCCGCCGCCGCACGTGAGCGGCTGCTGGAGCGGATCCCCGTGAAGCGCTTTGGAACGCCGGAGGAGGTGGCGGGCCTGGTGGCGTTCCTCGCCGGGCCTGCTGGCGGCTACGTCAACGGGAGCGCGCTGGTGATGGACGGTGGGCTGTCGGCACATCTGGCGTCCGACCTGCCGTCGTTCTGA
- a CDS encoding TetR/AcrR family transcriptional regulator, which translates to MARRSSKKVPGALPSASPRKGTAVHAKGTERVGRILDATLEVLAEDGYAGLSLRAVAQRAEVSLGNLQYYFPTKQDVVRALLARYLAQALQRVRERMEGGGEEPARRLGLAVDAILEDQDSAHACQFFAELWAMAARDAMVADALAVFYAGYRAGVVELLRELDPELSPARRERRAALLVALFEGLSLFRGGGNLRGASVPGLEQELRVLLEQVLFPGEPSVRTTAGRTPDVPTAHRPSPARSR; encoded by the coding sequence ATGGCCCGCCGCTCGAGCAAGAAGGTCCCGGGGGCGCTGCCCTCCGCGAGCCCCCGAAAGGGGACGGCGGTGCACGCCAAGGGCACCGAGCGCGTGGGGCGCATCCTCGATGCAACCCTGGAGGTCCTGGCCGAGGACGGCTACGCGGGGCTCAGCCTGCGCGCCGTGGCCCAGCGCGCGGAGGTGAGCCTGGGCAACCTCCAGTACTACTTCCCGACGAAGCAGGACGTGGTGCGGGCGCTGCTGGCGCGCTACCTGGCGCAGGCGCTCCAGCGGGTCCGCGAGCGGATGGAGGGCGGAGGAGAGGAGCCTGCGCGGCGGCTTGGGCTGGCCGTGGACGCCATCCTGGAGGACCAGGACTCAGCGCATGCTTGCCAGTTCTTCGCGGAGCTGTGGGCGATGGCCGCGAGGGATGCCATGGTCGCCGACGCGCTCGCGGTCTTCTACGCCGGTTATCGCGCGGGCGTCGTGGAGCTGCTGCGCGAGCTGGATCCCGAGCTCTCCCCGGCGCGCCGGGAACGGCGCGCGGCGCTGCTGGTCGCCCTCTTCGAAGGATTGTCCCTCTTCCGGGGCGGCGGGAATCTGCGCGGCGCCTCGGTGCCTGGACTGGAGCAGGAGCTGCGCGTGCTGCTGGAGCAGGTGCTGTTTCCAGGGGAGCCCAGCGTCAGAACGACGGCAGGTCGGACGCCAGATGTGCCGACAGCCCACCGTCCATCACCAGCGCGCTCCCGTTGA
- a CDS encoding saccharopine dehydrogenase family protein, with the protein MGGYGVVGAQLAVLLRERHPDLPLLIAGRREAPAKELAERLGRAEGVALDVRSPDALAALGGKPRAVLSLVNDPDDTLLLAASRAGVPVLDITRWTSRLKATVLRLSGATPAAPVVLGSAWMAGLVPRLVAMAARRVGRLERVEVAIRFALADQAGPDSLEYMDRLGLSFEVTEDGQERHVLPLTDGRRVTFSDGRQTRVFRLDTPEQATLPRVLGARTVTTRLGFDSGSATWTLVVLQRLGILRLLQHPRWTSLRRALLSGSNTGGEAAWVADVEGARGKVRIEMVDPRGQAHLTAVGALLGAERLLGLDGAPPPPPGVWFPEHEPRPEETLATLRACGVEVRIDEQLAREVA; encoded by the coding sequence ATGGGTGGCTATGGAGTGGTGGGTGCACAGCTCGCCGTGTTGCTGCGGGAGCGTCACCCGGACCTGCCGTTGCTCATCGCCGGGCGCCGGGAAGCGCCCGCCAAGGAGCTGGCCGAGCGTCTGGGGCGGGCGGAGGGCGTCGCGCTGGATGTCCGCTCTCCGGATGCGCTGGCGGCGTTGGGGGGAAAGCCCCGGGCCGTGCTGTCCCTGGTCAACGACCCGGATGACACGCTGCTGCTGGCGGCGTCTCGCGCCGGCGTGCCTGTGCTGGACATCACCCGGTGGACGTCCCGGTTGAAGGCCACGGTGCTGCGGCTCTCCGGTGCGACGCCGGCCGCGCCGGTGGTGCTCGGCTCCGCGTGGATGGCGGGGCTGGTGCCGCGCCTGGTGGCGATGGCGGCGCGAAGGGTGGGGCGCCTGGAGCGCGTGGAGGTGGCCATCCGCTTCGCGCTCGCGGATCAGGCCGGGCCCGATTCGCTGGAGTACATGGACCGGCTGGGCCTGTCCTTCGAGGTGACGGAGGACGGACAGGAGCGGCACGTGCTGCCGCTGACGGACGGACGGCGGGTGACGTTCTCCGATGGACGCCAGACCCGGGTGTTCCGGCTCGACACCCCTGAACAGGCGACGCTGCCTCGGGTGCTGGGCGCTCGCACCGTGACGACGCGGCTGGGCTTCGACTCAGGCTCCGCGACCTGGACGCTCGTCGTGCTCCAGCGGCTGGGCATCCTGCGGCTGCTCCAGCATCCGCGCTGGACGTCGCTGCGCCGGGCGCTGCTCTCCGGCAGCAACACGGGAGGTGAAGCGGCGTGGGTCGCGGACGTGGAGGGAGCGCGGGGGAAGGTCCGCATCGAGATGGTGGATCCGCGGGGACAGGCCCACCTCACCGCTGTGGGAGCGCTGCTGGGCGCGGAGCGGCTCCTGGGGCTGGATGGCGCACCTCCGCCGCCCCCGGGCGTGTGGTTCCCGGAGCATGAGCCCCGGCCCGAGGAGACGCTGGCCACCCTGCGTGCCTGCGGGGTCGAGGTCCGCATCGACGAGCAGCTGGCGCGCGAGGTGGCGTGA
- a CDS encoding pyridoxal phosphate-dependent decarboxylase family protein has protein sequence MSDLLSRDLSLLPDLLEQARASALEFLTALPERPACIRPAPPEPLGLPEAGLGAGDALALFRRRYEAGLSGSAGPRYLGFVTGGTTPAALVGDWLVSAYDQNVSNDGDSLATSVEREALGLLRSLFGLPESFEGAFVSGATAANLVSLATARQWVMERLGHDVSEEGLWGLPRPVVLGGAPHASVLKALSILGMGRRAVEGVPCLPDRPVMDPQALESRLAALGGAPAIVLASAGEVNTGDFDDLEALGQLCRRHGAWLHVDGAFGIFAACSPAHAQLLRGLAHADSIAADGHKWLNVPYDSGIVFTRHLALQERVFRAVAAYLGQGPDLLHRTPENSRRFRALPAWMTLMAYGRDGHRALVERSCALARDLGEGLAASPHYAVLAPVKLNIVCFALRSGDAARRDRLLQALQADGRVHFTPTQYAGRPGLRAAFSNWRTDAADLPLILAALEAAASATSAG, from the coding sequence ATGAGTGACCTGCTCTCCCGTGACCTCTCCCTGCTCCCGGACCTGCTCGAACAGGCCCGCGCGAGTGCCCTCGAATTCCTTACCGCCCTGCCCGAGCGCCCCGCGTGCATCCGCCCCGCGCCGCCCGAGCCGCTGGGATTGCCCGAGGCGGGACTGGGGGCCGGGGACGCGCTCGCGCTCTTCCGCCGCCGCTACGAGGCAGGGCTCTCCGGCTCAGCGGGGCCGCGCTACCTCGGCTTCGTCACCGGCGGCACCACGCCCGCGGCGCTCGTGGGCGACTGGCTCGTCTCCGCGTACGACCAGAACGTGAGCAACGACGGCGACTCGCTCGCCACCAGCGTGGAGCGGGAAGCGCTGGGGCTCCTGCGCTCCCTCTTCGGCCTGCCGGAGTCCTTCGAGGGCGCCTTCGTGAGCGGTGCGACGGCGGCGAACCTCGTCTCGCTGGCCACCGCCCGGCAGTGGGTGATGGAGCGGCTTGGGCACGACGTGAGCGAGGAGGGGCTGTGGGGCCTGCCGAGGCCCGTGGTGCTGGGTGGCGCGCCGCACGCGAGCGTGCTCAAGGCGCTCTCCATCCTCGGCATGGGACGGCGCGCGGTGGAGGGTGTCCCCTGCCTCCCGGACCGGCCCGTCATGGACCCGCAGGCGCTCGAGTCGCGGCTCGCGGCACTCGGCGGCGCACCGGCCATCGTGCTCGCGAGCGCGGGAGAGGTGAACACCGGGGACTTCGACGACCTGGAGGCGCTGGGGCAGTTGTGCCGCCGCCACGGGGCCTGGCTGCACGTGGATGGTGCCTTCGGCATCTTCGCGGCCTGCAGCCCGGCGCATGCGCAGCTGCTGCGGGGGCTCGCCCACGCGGACTCGATCGCGGCGGACGGCCACAAGTGGCTCAACGTCCCTTATGACTCCGGCATCGTCTTCACGCGCCACCTCGCGTTGCAGGAGCGCGTCTTCCGCGCGGTGGCCGCCTATCTCGGCCAGGGGCCGGATCTGCTGCACCGCACGCCTGAGAACTCGCGCCGCTTCCGGGCGCTGCCCGCGTGGATGACGCTCATGGCCTACGGTCGCGACGGGCACCGCGCGCTCGTCGAGCGCAGCTGCGCGCTCGCACGTGACCTGGGAGAGGGACTCGCGGCGTCACCGCACTACGCGGTGCTCGCCCCCGTGAAGTTGAACATCGTCTGCTTCGCGTTGCGCTCGGGGGATGCCGCGCGCCGTGACCGCCTCCTTCAGGCGCTGCAAGCAGATGGGCGCGTGCACTTCACCCCGACGCAGTACGCCGGTCGCCCGGGTCTGCGCGCGGCCTTCTCCAACTGGCGGACCGACGCAGCAGATCTCCCCCTCATCCTCGCGGCGCTGGAGGCGGCGGCCTCGGCTACTTCTGCTGGGTGA
- a CDS encoding ester cyclase — protein sequence MTTDVRRKARQKLVLDHFRDEVRQDWDDVLSTFPHPHYELVPTMKVHDGDRAVRDYYRETRVAFPDQHHEIIALRHSDDAVIVEFWLMGTHLGPLGAIPPTGSRFRVRMSAYFIFDEAEKLVCERVYFDTLSMLKQLLGGLDMKSPKNWLLAVRCFKGLLAMSGGTPAPELTETRPPTFAD from the coding sequence GTGACGACAGACGTCAGACGCAAGGCGCGACAGAAGCTGGTCCTGGATCACTTTCGCGATGAGGTGAGGCAGGACTGGGACGACGTCCTGTCGACCTTCCCGCATCCGCACTACGAGCTGGTCCCCACCATGAAGGTGCACGACGGGGACCGCGCGGTGCGGGACTACTACCGGGAAACCCGCGTGGCGTTCCCGGACCAGCACCATGAAATCATCGCCCTGCGACACAGCGATGACGCCGTCATCGTCGAGTTCTGGCTGATGGGTACCCACCTGGGGCCGCTGGGCGCCATTCCGCCCACGGGCAGCCGCTTCCGGGTGCGCATGAGCGCGTACTTCATCTTCGACGAGGCCGAGAAGCTCGTCTGTGAGCGCGTCTACTTCGACACGCTCAGCATGCTCAAACAGCTCCTGGGCGGGTTGGACATGAAGTCGCCGAAGAACTGGCTCCTGGCCGTCCGCTGCTTCAAGGGGCTCCTGGCCATGTCCGGCGGCACGCCCGCACCCGAGCTCACCGAGACCCGGCCGCCCACCTTCGCTGACTGA
- a CDS encoding LVIVD repeat-containing protein, translating into MICLPRCLGMWLFICPVLLMACTDPQGTPDAGTPPVVAWDGTSTPIEEKGDWIDRGVFAPCEFTPPLETQLDCDTPALFDVSKCNLGALGKAERHGIYQTELRSNSGEYPWGGVGILLPEDGGAGTLNFDPLTRQQFNDQGMYLASSFTSSRGVVTKYALAGCDAPERNHITGCYAICRNGVLVEKGTFDSERMVWGRGEAESSGGMNLVSESFVGLGFPADVYVTKNHAYVVSIQLKKNMPSGGLTVFDVSDRRHPVLKKVIALPDDGYWNAAWAKDDVLYIATRASGVILYDISNPGDPTYIRSVPSGAPLDVHTLFVEGNRLYAMALRPSQTLIFDITSPREPVLLNRFTFTSEEFVTSYPHDAVAYDGRLYINHTDIGFLVTDPSDPLQVQELGRYHYNRQYSHASAVGTFAGRTIAFEGSEQEGSHLRVLDVTDPAHIQLIAEHRLRPTTSIHNMILKGTRLYVAWYQEGVRVFDVANPTLPKEVAYFNTYRETDPHRLGIVFEGAIGMRVPGDGYVYVVDTARGLLIFNEP; encoded by the coding sequence ATGATTTGCCTTCCCCGGTGCCTGGGAATGTGGCTGTTCATCTGTCCCGTGCTGCTGATGGCCTGCACTGACCCCCAGGGGACGCCGGATGCCGGCACGCCCCCTGTCGTGGCGTGGGACGGCACCTCCACCCCCATCGAGGAGAAAGGCGACTGGATCGACCGCGGCGTCTTCGCTCCCTGCGAGTTCACGCCCCCACTCGAAACCCAGCTCGACTGCGACACCCCGGCCCTCTTCGACGTGTCGAAGTGCAACCTGGGTGCGCTCGGCAAGGCGGAGCGGCACGGCATCTACCAGACCGAGCTGCGCTCGAACTCCGGCGAGTACCCATGGGGGGGCGTCGGCATCCTGCTCCCGGAGGATGGCGGCGCCGGAACCCTGAATTTCGATCCCCTCACCCGGCAGCAGTTCAATGACCAGGGGATGTACCTCGCAAGCAGCTTCACCTCGTCCCGGGGCGTGGTCACGAAGTATGCGCTGGCGGGCTGTGACGCGCCGGAACGCAACCACATCACCGGCTGCTATGCGATCTGCCGCAACGGGGTGCTCGTGGAGAAGGGGACGTTCGACTCGGAGCGGATGGTCTGGGGCCGAGGGGAGGCCGAGTCCTCCGGGGGCATGAACCTTGTCTCGGAATCCTTCGTCGGGCTTGGCTTTCCGGCGGACGTCTACGTCACGAAGAACCATGCCTACGTGGTGTCCATCCAGCTCAAGAAGAACATGCCCTCGGGCGGTTTGACTGTCTTCGACGTCAGTGACCGCCGCCACCCCGTGCTGAAGAAGGTCATTGCCCTTCCGGACGATGGGTACTGGAACGCCGCGTGGGCCAAGGACGACGTCCTCTACATCGCCACCCGCGCTTCGGGCGTCATCCTCTATGACATCTCGAATCCGGGGGACCCGACCTACATCCGCAGTGTGCCCAGCGGCGCGCCCCTGGATGTGCACACCCTGTTCGTGGAGGGCAACCGGCTCTACGCCATGGCGCTGCGGCCGTCGCAGACGCTCATCTTCGACATCACGTCACCGCGCGAGCCAGTCCTGCTCAACCGCTTCACCTTCACGTCGGAGGAGTTCGTCACCAGCTATCCGCACGACGCCGTCGCATACGACGGCCGCCTCTACATCAACCACACGGATATCGGCTTCCTGGTCACCGACCCGAGCGACCCGCTGCAGGTCCAGGAGTTGGGCCGGTACCACTACAACCGGCAATACAGCCATGCCAGCGCGGTGGGGACCTTCGCGGGGCGCACCATCGCGTTCGAGGGCAGTGAGCAGGAGGGCTCGCACCTTCGCGTGCTGGATGTGACCGACCCGGCCCACATCCAGCTCATCGCCGAGCACCGGCTGCGCCCCACCACCTCCATCCACAACATGATCCTGAAGGGCACCCGGCTGTACGTCGCCTGGTACCAGGAAGGCGTGCGCGTGTTCGACGTGGCCAATCCCACGCTCCCCAAGGAAGTTGCCTACTTCAACACCTATCGCGAGACCGACCCGCACCGGCTGGGCATTGTCTTTGAGGGCGCCATCGGAATGCGCGTCCCGGGCGACGGGTATGTCTACGTGGTGGACACCGCGCGCGGACTGCTCATCTTCAACGAGCCTTGA
- a CDS encoding glutathione S-transferase family protein, producing MYTLYYSPGAASMLVHWVLLELGQPHSLEHVDTGAGQQKRPEYLALNPNGVVPTLLIDGKPHFEAAALAMYLADRHPEASLAPAPESATRMAYYQWMFHLANMVQPLFRQWWYPHEPAGEAHAEAVRSTVAGRIERAWQVLDAHLAANGPFLLGKTLSVADFYLVMLMRWSRAMPKPATEWPHLAAVATRLKARPSFATLYQREGLTEWA from the coding sequence ATGTACACGCTCTACTATTCGCCCGGTGCCGCCAGCATGCTGGTGCACTGGGTGCTGCTCGAACTCGGCCAGCCGCACTCCCTGGAACACGTCGACACCGGCGCCGGACAGCAGAAGCGCCCCGAGTACCTGGCGCTCAACCCGAATGGCGTCGTGCCGACCCTGCTGATTGACGGAAAGCCGCACTTCGAGGCCGCGGCCCTGGCGATGTACCTCGCGGACCGCCATCCGGAGGCGAGCCTGGCTCCCGCGCCGGAAAGCGCGACGCGCATGGCCTACTACCAGTGGATGTTCCACCTGGCGAACATGGTGCAGCCGCTGTTCCGGCAGTGGTGGTACCCCCACGAGCCTGCGGGCGAGGCGCATGCCGAAGCCGTGCGCTCCACCGTCGCGGGCCGCATCGAGCGCGCGTGGCAGGTGCTGGATGCGCACCTCGCCGCGAACGGCCCCTTCCTGCTGGGGAAGACGCTCAGCGTCGCGGACTTCTACCTCGTCATGCTGATGCGCTGGTCCCGCGCCATGCCGAAGCCCGCCACGGAGTGGCCGCACCTGGCCGCGGTCGCCACCCGGTTGAAGGCGCGGCCTTCGTTCGCGACCCTGTACCAGCGCGAGGGGCTGACGGAGTGGGCCTGA
- a CDS encoding glutathione S-transferase family protein — translation MIKVYGFSRVNKMARGRTRDLRVLWALEEMGLPYEVVGMDHPQRDLDTPAYRALNPFGQIPAIDDDGVVVTESGAILLYLARKSGKLMPCDLAGEAQVLRWCVAALNTIEVPILTAWFVDLNGGKGTQASDALHQWGDMRLKQLDGWLEGREFVATDAFTVADLLMTHVLGAGIDESVVKAYPNVLAFQKRCIARPAWKKTFDAYNDRVEAA, via the coding sequence ATGATCAAGGTCTACGGCTTCTCCCGAGTGAACAAGATGGCCCGCGGCAGGACCCGCGACCTGCGCGTGCTGTGGGCGCTGGAGGAGATGGGGCTGCCGTACGAGGTCGTGGGGATGGATCATCCGCAGCGCGACCTCGATACGCCCGCGTATCGCGCGCTCAACCCGTTCGGACAGATTCCGGCGATCGACGACGACGGCGTGGTCGTCACCGAGTCCGGCGCGATCCTGCTCTACCTCGCCCGCAAGAGCGGCAAGCTGATGCCGTGTGACCTCGCCGGCGAAGCCCAGGTGCTGCGCTGGTGCGTCGCGGCGCTGAACACCATCGAAGTCCCGATCCTGACCGCGTGGTTCGTCGACCTGAACGGCGGCAAGGGCACCCAGGCGAGCGATGCGCTTCACCAGTGGGGGGACATGCGCCTGAAGCAGCTCGACGGCTGGCTCGAGGGCAGGGAGTTCGTCGCGACCGACGCGTTCACCGTCGCGGACCTCTTGATGACACATGTGCTGGGCGCCGGCATCGACGAGAGTGTCGTCAAGGCCTATCCCAACGTGCTCGCCTTCCAGAAGCGCTGCATCGCGCGCCCGGCCTGGAAGAAGACGTTCGACGCCTACAACGACCGCGTCGAAGCGGCCTGA